The nucleotide sequence GTCGCCGCCGAGGCCGCCCGCACGGCCCCGCCGCGCGAGAACGGCGGCAACCAGGACATCAAGAACTTCACGAAGGGCTCGCGGGTCTTCTACCCGGTCTTCGTCGACGGCGCGAACCTCTCGATGGGCGACCTGCACTTCTCGCAGGGCGACGGCGAGATCACGTTCTGCGGGGCCATCGAGATGGGCGGGTTCATCGACCTGCGGGTCGACCTCATCAAGGGCGGTATGGAGACCTACGGCGTCTCGGAGAACGCCATCTTCATGCCCGGCACGACCGACCCGCAGTTCAGCGAGTGGCTGGCCTTCTCGGGCACATCCGTCACCCTCGACGGCGAGCAGCGCTACCTCGACTCGCACCTGTCCTACCAGCGGGCCTGCCTGCACGCGATCGACTACCTGACGACGTTCGGCTGGTCGCCCGAGCAGGCGTACATGATCCTCGGCGCCGCCCCGATCGAGGGCCGGCTCTCGGGGGTCGTCGACATCCCGAACTCGTGCTCGACCGTGTACCTGCCGACGTCGATCTTCGACGTCGACATCCGCCCGTCGAGCGCCGGCCCGGCGAAGGTCGACCCCGGGATGGGCGTGCCCCGCTCGTCCTTCTGACCCGACCGACACCGACCCTGACCCCGACCCGACCCGACGACCTCCTGACGGCGGTCCCGCGCCCTCTCCCGACCGGGGGGCCCGGAACCGCCGTCAGGGGTGTCTCCGGCGGCCGCCCCGACGTAGGCTCGGCGGCAGGTCACAGCCACAGAGAGGTGGACGACGTGCGCCAGCGAGGTCCCAGCCCTGCACCGGCCCCCGCGCCGGCCGACCCCGGCCGCGCCGCAGCGGTGCGCGCGCTCGCCGAGGGGATGGCCCCGATGCGCGGCCCGCTCCTGCCGGTGCTCCAGGCCGTGGTCGAGCAGCACGGGTTCGTCCACGACGACGACGTGCCGGTCGTGGCCGACGTCCTCAACGTCAGCCGGGCCGACGTCCTCGGGGTGCTCAGCTTCTACCACGACCTGCGGCGCACTCCCCCGACCGCGCACCGCGTCGCCCTCTGCCGCGCCGAGGCCTGCCAGGCCCGCGGCGCCGAGGCCACGGTGGCGTCCGCCTCCGACCGCTGGGGCGGCTCGACCGACGTCGAGGTCGGCGAGGTCTTCTGCCTCGGCAACTGCGCGCTCGGCCCGGCGGGGATGCTCGACGGCGCCCTCCACGGCCGGCTCACCCCCGAGCGGCTCGACGTGCTGACCGAGGGGTGGCCCGCGTGAACCCCGTCGTCTGGGTGCCGGCCGACGCCGCCGCCGTCTCGGTCGGGGCCGACGAGGTCGCCGCGGCCCTCGAGGCGGCCGGCGCCACCGTCCGCCGCAACGGCTCCCGCGGGATGCTCTGGCTCGAGCCCCTCGTCGAGGTCGAGACCGACGCGGGTCGCGTCGGGTACGCCAACGTCGGTGCGCACGAGGTCGACCCGCTGCTCGGCGGCGTGCTCGACGACACCGACCGCTGCGTCGGCGTCGTCGACGAGCACCCGTGGCTGACCGGCCAGCACCGCGTCTCCTTCGCCCGGGTCGGTGTCATCGAGCCGACCGACCTCGCCGCCTACCGCGCCCACGGCGGGCTCGCCGGCCTCGAGCGGGCGCTCACCCTCGACCCCGCCGACGTCGTCCGCGAGGTCACCGACTCCGGGCTGCGCGGCCGCGGTGGCGCGGGCTTCCCGGCGGGCATCAAGTGGGAGACGGTCCGCACGGCCCGGTCCGACACGAAGTTCGTCTGCTGCAACGCCGACGAGGGCGACTCCGGCACCTTCGCCGACCGGATGCTCATCGAGGGCGACCCCTTCACGCTCGTCGAGGGGATGACGATCGCCGCGCTGGCCACCGGCGCCACCGAGGGGTTCGTCTACCTGCGCTCGGAGTACCCGCACGCCATCCGCACCCTGCGCCGCGCCGTCGAGGTCGCCTACGCGCACGGGGTCCTCGGCGGGTCGGTGCTCGGCAGCGGCCGCCGCTTCGACCTCGAGGTCCGGGTCGGCGCCGGTGCGTACATCTGCGGCGAGGAGACCTCGATGCTCGAGTCGCTCGAGGGCAAGCGGGGCGAGGTGCGCGCCAAGCCGCCGATCCCCGCGCTCGAGGGGCTCTTCGGGATGCCGACCGTCGTCAACAACGTCCTCACCCTCTCGGCGGTCCCCATGGTGCTCGCCGACGGCGGCGCCGCGTACGCCGCGCTCGGCACCGGGCGCAGCCGGGGCACGCAGGTCTTCCAGCTCGCCGGCAACGTCGCGCGCGGCGGCGTCGTCGAGGCCGACTTCGGCATCTCGCTGCGCGAGCTCGTCGAGCAGTACGGCGGCGGCACGGCGTCCGGGCGGCCCGTCAAGGCCGTCCAGGTCGGCGGCCCGCTCGGGGCGTACCTGCCGCCCTCGCGCTTCGACCTGCCGATGGACTACGAGGCGTTCGCCGAGGCCGGGGCCATGGTCGGGCACGGCGGCGTCGTGGTCTTCGACGACTCGATGGACGCCGGCGCGATGGCCCGCTTCGCGATGGAGTTCTGCGCCAAGGAGTCGTGCGGCAAGTGCACGCCCTGCCGGGTCGGCTCGACCCGCGGCGTCGAGGTCATCGACCGCATCCGGGCCGGCACGCAGCGCGAGTCCAACCTCGTCCTGCTCGAGGACCTCTGCGCGACGATGACCAAGGGCTCGCTCTGCGCCATGGGCGGCCTCACCCCGATGCCCGTCCGCAGCGCCCTCGAGCACTGGCCCGAGGACTTCGGCGTCTCGCCCGCCGCGGCCGACGCCACCACCGACGCGATGCCCGAGTCAGCCACCAGCACCACCGGAGGAGCGCGGCCATGACCACCCTCGACGAGCGACCCGACGCCCTGACCAGCGAGACCGACTACGGCACACCGGCTGTGCGCGGCGGGGCACCGGCCACCGTGAGCATCGACGGTCGTGAGGTCACCGTGCCGGCGGGCACCTCCGTGATGCGCGCCGCCGCCGAGGCCGGCATCGAGATCCCGAAGCTCTGCGCCACCGACTCGCTCAAGGCGTTCGGCTCCTGCCGCCTGTGCCTCGTCGAGGTCGAGGGCGGCAAGGGCACACCGGCGTCGTGCACCACGCCGTGCACCGACGGGATGGTCGTGGGCACCCGCACCGAGCAGGTGCAGGCCCTGCGGCGCAACGTCATGGAGCTGTACCTGTCGGACCACCCGACCGACTGCGCCGGCTGCGCGCGCGGCAGCTGCGAGATGCAGAAGTGGGCGCGCGAGACCGGGGTCGCCGAGGTCCGGTACGGGCTCGACGGCGCGAGCCACCTCGCCGACACCACCGACCGCTCCAACCCGTACTTCGACTACGACCCGGCCGCCTGCATCGTCTGCTCGCGCTGCGTGCGGGCCTGCTCCGAGACGCAGGGGACGTTCGCGCTGACCGTCGAGGGGCGCGGCTTCGACTCGCGGATCTCCCCCGGCGGCACCGACTTCCTGAGCTCCGAGTGCGTCTCGTGCGGCGCGTGCGTGCAGGCCTGCCCGACCGACGCCCTCACCGAGCGGTCGGTCGTCCAGCTCGGGATGCCGACCCGCTCGGTCGTCACGACGTGCGCCTACTGCGGCGTCGGCTGCTCGTTCAAGGCCGAGGTGCAGGGCTCGGGCGACGACACCCGCGTCGTGCGGATGGTGCCGTGGAAGGACGGCGGCGCGAACGAGGGCCACTCGTGCGTCAAGGGCCGCTTCGCCTACGGGTACGCCGCGCACGACGACCGGCAGCTGGAGCCGATGGTGCGCGAGTCCATCGACGACGAGTGGCGCGTCGTGTCGTGGGAGGAGGCGATCCGCACGGCGGCCGAGGGCTTCCGGCGCATCCAGGCCGAGCACGGCGTCGGGTCCATCGGCGGCATCTCGTCCTCGCGCTGCACGAACGAGGAGGTCTACGTCGTCCAGAAGATGGTGCGGGCCTCGTTCGGCAACAACAACGTCGACACCTGCGCGCGGGTCTGCCACTCCCCCACCGGGTACGGGCTCAACCACGCCTTCGGCACCTCGGCCGGCACGCAGGACTTCCGCTCGGTCGAGCAGGCCGACGTCATGCTCCTCATCGGCGCCAACCCCACCGACGCGCACCCGGTCTTCGCCTCGCGGATGAAGAAGCGGCTGCGGGCGGGCGCGCAGATCATCGTCGCCGACCCCCGGCGCATCGACCTCGTCCGCAGCCCGCACGTCGAGGCCGCGCACCACCTGCCGGTCCGCCCGGGCACGAACGTCGCGTTCGTCAACGCGATGGCGCACGTCATCGTCACCGAGGAGCTGCACGACGCGGAGTTCGTCCGCTCGCGCACCGAGGGCGCCGAGGGCTACCTCGAGTTCATCGCCCGGCCCGAGCACTCCCCCGAGGCCACGGAGGCCGAGACGGGCATCCCGGCGGCCGAGCTGCGCTCCGCCGCACGGCTGTACGCGGCGGGGCCGAACTCCGCCATCTACTACGGCCTCGGCGTCACCGAGCACAGCCAGGGCTCGACGATGGTCATGGGCATGGCCAACCTCGCGATGCTCACGGGCAACCTCGGGCGCGAGGGCGTCGGGGTGAACCCGCTGCGCGGCCAGAACAACGTGCAGGGCTCCTGCGACATGGGCTCCTTCCCGCACGAGCTGCCGGGGTACCGCCACGTGTCGCGGCCCGAGGTGCGCGAGATCTACGAGACGCTCTGGGGCGTCACCATCCAGCCGGAGCCGGGGCTGCGCATCCCCAACATGTTCGACTCCGCGATCGGCGGCTCGTTCCTCGGGCTCTACGTGCAGGGCGAGGACATCGCGCAGTCCGACCCGAACACGCAGCACGTCGAGGCGGCGCTGCGCTCGATGCAGATGGTCGTCGTCCAGGACCTCTTCCTCAACGAGACCGCCCGCTTCGCCCACGTGTTCCTGCCGGGCACGTCGTTCCTCGAGAAGGACGGCACGTTCACCAACGCCGAGCGCCGGCTCAACCGGGTGCGGCCGGTCATGCCGAGCCGCGTCGGCAAGGACGAGTGGCAGGTCGTCTGCGAGCTCGCGACGGCGATGGGCTACCCGATGTCGTACGGGTCGACCGCCGAGATCATGGACGAGATCGCCTCGACGACACCGACGTTCGCCGGCGTCTCGTTCGCCCGGCTCGACGCCGAGGGGTCGATGCAGTGGCCCGTCACCGACGCCGCCCCGCACGGCACCCCGACGATGCACGTCGGCGAGTTCGTCCGCGGGCTCGGTCAGCTGACTCCGACGGTCTACGTCCCGACCACCGAGCGCGCCAACCGCCGCTTCCCGCTCGTCCTGACGACGGGGCGCATCCTGTCGCAGTACAACGTCGGGGCGCAGACCCGCCGCACGCCGAACTCGACGTGGCACCCGGCCGACGTGCTCGAGATCCACCCGTCCGACGCCGAGCTGCGGGGCATCCGCGACGGCGACGTCGTCGAGCTCGCCTCCCGCGTCGGCGCGACCCGGCTCACGGCGCTCGTCTCCGACCGGATGCCCGCCGGCGTCGTCTACACGACCTTCCACCACCCGGTGACCGGCGCCAACGTCGTGACGACCGAGAACTCGGACTGGGCGACCAACTGCCCCGAGTACAAGGTGACGGCCGTCCAGGTGACGGTGGCGACCGAGGCCGCGCGGGCGGAGCGAGACGCCGCGCCCGAGGGGCACGACGTCCCTGCCGAGCGCGGCGCCCCGATGCCCGCCGGGGCGATGGCGAGGCACCGCCGGTGAGCGGCGACATCGCGCCCGTCGTGCGGCTCGGGCACGACCTCGTCCGCAACTTCGAGGCCCTGCCGCGCGAGAAGGCCGCCGAGGAGATCGCGACCCACGTCAAGAAGTTCTGGGAGCCCCGGATGCGCCACGAGCTGCTCGCCCGGGTCCGTCGCGGCGACACCGACCTGCACCCGCTGCTCGTGCGCGCGGCCGAGGACCTCGTCGACGGCGAGATCGACCGGGACGAGGTGCGGGAGCCCTCCGGGGGCTGACCGGCGCGGGCGCTAGCGTGGTGACTGCGCGCCGGACGGGCCGGCCGCGGAGAGGTCCCTGATGCGCGTCGCCCTGGCCAAGACCGTGCTGCGAGCGGCCCGGTGGCGCGCCGTCGGCGAGGTCCCCCGCACGGGCATCCTCGTCGGGGCGCCGCACACCTCGAACTGGGACTTCGTGATGATGCTGCTCGTCATGTGGCGCGGCGACGTCACGCCGCGCGTGCTCATCAAGCAGGAGCTCTTCAAGGGCCCCCTCGGCTGGCTGTTGCACCGCCTCGGCGGCATCCCCCTCGACCGCGACAACCCCGGTCAGGTCGTGCGCGAGCTCGTGCGCGAGGCGCGCAGCGGCGAGCCGTTCCTGCTCATCCTCGCGGCGGAGGGGACCCGCGACCAGGGCGAGTACTGGAAGTCCGGCTTCTGGCGGATCGCCCGCGCCGCGAAGCTGCCGATCGCGCTGGCCTTCATCGACGGCCCCTCCCGCACAGCCGGGTTCGGCCCGACGATCAGGGCGACGCCGGACGTGCGCGCCGACATGGACCTCGTCCGGGAGTTCTACCGCGACAAGCGCGGGATCCACCCCGAGAAGCGCACCGAGCCGCGCCTGCGCGAGGAGGACCGCCCCGCCGGGGCGTGACCGTCCGGCAGCCGCTGCTCACCGGAGGCCGACGAGCTCCGGCTGCGGTGCGACCGGAACCGGCTGCGGCGTGGTGGGCGCGGGGTCGTCCCGGCGGGGGCCACGTCCCCGCACGACGAGACGGCGCGCGGGTCGCTCGACGAGCACCATCATCGCCCAGGCGGCGAGCGCGAGGACCGCGGCGACGGCGACCAGCACGAGCCGGGAGAGCCACGGGTTGCCCGTCGCGAGACCGACGGCCTGCTCGACCGGCCACTCGAAGAGCCAGTGGACCATGTAGAGCGCGAACGAGGCCTCCCCTGCGGCCACGAGCCACCGCAGGGACAGCGCCCTGGCGACCCACCCGCCGGAGGCCGCCAGCGCGGCGACGCCGAGCCCGAGGGCGGGCGCCATCCAGTAGCGGCCGGCCGAGGCCTGCGGCACGAGCGCCGCGACGACGAGGGCGAGCGGCAGGACCGGGGCGAGGCGGCCCAGGCGCGCGCCTCCACGCACCCAGGCCAGGCACAGGAGCATCCCGCCGACGAACTCGAACAGGATGCGGACCCAGAACATGTTCTCGAGGTTGCCGTTCGGCAGGGCCATCGTCGCGAAGATCCAGAGCATCACGCCGTAGCTCGCGGCGGCGAGGGCCAGCGCGGTCGAGGACCGGCGCAGGCGGGCGACGGCGACGAAGAGCAGGGGCGCGAGGAGGTAGGCGAACCACTCGGCGCTGATCGACCACGCCGGGGTGTTGAAGCTCGGTCGGTCGCTGACCCAGTAGTGGACCATCCCGAGGTTCTCGACGTAGGCGGCGCCGGTGCGGCGGCTGTCCTCGACGGTGCGCCCGAGGGTGCCGAGGAGGAAGGCGGTGACGACGTCGATGTGCAGCGCGACGACGTGCACCGGCCAGACGCGGGCGAAGCGGTTGCGGACGAACGAGCCCGTGTCGCGCCAGCGGAAGGAGCGCATCCGGTCGGCGTAGGTGTAGGCGAGGACGAAGCCGCTCAGCGCGAAGAAGAGGTCGACGCCGAGGTAGCCCGCGCGCATGAAGGTGTCGAGCGGGGCGAGCGCGGGCTCGAGGGCGAGGATCTCCTCGCGGTAGTGGAAGAGGACGACCCACACCGCGGCGACCGCCCGGAGGCCGGTGAGCGCGGGGAGGGCCGGCCGGCGGGTCAGCAGCTCCATCCCCACGACCCTGCCGAGCGTCGGCGGGTCGCCTCAAGTCGGGGTCGGGTGGGTGCGGCGAGGCTGAGAGCGCCGGGGAATGGATGACCGCGCAGGTCAGGCGGTCGGTGCGGCGGTGGGAGGACGTCGTCCCGCGGCTCGGGCGGTGCGAGATGTGTCACGCGCGCCGGCCCGCTCCCCTGAGTCGGCGCGCGCCGCCGCTTGACAACGTACAACTACTTGGTTGTATGTTGGTCCTGTGACCGGGAGCAGCGAGGACCGCGCGGACGCGCTGTTCCACGCCCTCGCCGACCGGACGCGGCGCGACATCCTGCGCCGGGTCCTCGCCGGGGAGCACTCGGTCACGACGCTGGCGGCGCGGTACGACATGAGCTTCGCCGCCGTCCAGAAGCACGTCGCCGTCCTGGAGAGGGCGGGCCTGCTGACGAAGCGACGCAACGGTCGCGAGCAGCTGGCCAGCGGTGACGTGCAGGCCGTCCGGTCGGTCGCCTCGATGCTCGACGAGCTCGAGGCGGTCTGGCGGGGACGGATCGACCGGATCGACCTACTGCTCACCGAGGAGCCCTGACATGCCCGTCACCGACATCACCAAGGACATCGACAGCCGCACGCTGACCATCACCGCGGAGTTCGCCGCGCCGGTCGAGCGGGTCTGGGCCCTCTACGAGGACCCCCGCCAGCTCGAGAAGGTCTGGGGCCCGCCGGAGTACCCCGCGACGTTCGTCGACCACGCCCTGCGCGAGGGAACCCGCACGACCTACTACATGACCTCCCCCGAGGGCGAGAAGTTCGCCGGCTACTGGGACGTCACGGGGGTGGACGCGCCCCGGCAGTTCACCTTCCGCGACGGCTTCGCCCACGAGGACCTCACCCCCAACGCCGACCTCCCCGTCTCGGACTGCGTCTACGACTTCAGCGCCACCGAGAGCGGCACCCGCGCGGTCTACACGACGACCTACGCGAGCGCCGAGGCGCTGCAGCAGGTGCTCGACATGGGGATGGAGGAGGGCGCGCGGTCGGCCATCGACCAGATCGACGCCTTCCTGGCTCGCGGCTGAGGGGGTGCGCGAGCCTGTCGTCACACCCGTCACGACAGGCCCTCTGCCCGCCCTGATCCCCTGCGCCACAGTCGTTTTCGCTGTGGATGGTGCTTCCGTCCGAACCCCGCCGGGGGTAGGATGAGTGCACGAGGGGAGGGGGAGCCGATGGCCACCAGCACGCAGCACCGGGCGGATGCCGAGGACGTCGCGGCAGCGGCGGTCGAGGCCCGGGCGCTCGTCGCGCAGGTCCTCTCCCCCACGGCCGTCGGCGGCTCGGTCGCCGGCTGGGCGGCCGCCCTCGGCGAGCTGCAGTCCCTGGCCGACGTCGTCGCCGCGGCGCAGGACGAGGTCGTCGTGCGGCTCTCCGCCATCGAGCCGGTCGCCCTCGAGACGGGTGAGGTCGTCGAGACCCACCGCGCGCTGGGGCACGTCGCGCTCGACGCGCCCGCCGTCGTCTCGGGCGTCCTGGCGATCTCGGCCGTGCACGCCGAGCGACGGGTGCGGGAGGCGGTGCGCCGCGCGGCCGACGGCCCGGAGGGCACGTCGACGAGCACCGGGCTCGGCGGGCTGCACGCCGCGATGGCCGCCGGGCGGCTCGACGCCCACCGTGCGCAGGTCGTCGCCCACGAGCTCGAGGAGGTGCCGGCCGAGGTCGCGTCCGGGGTCGTCGCGGCCCTCGCCCCGTGGTTCGAGCACGAGGACGCGTCCCGGTTGCGGCGGCGAGCCCGCCGGGTGCTGGCCGCCGTCTCCCCGGACCTGCTGCGGCAGAGGGCGGTCCGTGTGCGCGCGGCCTCGGGGCTGCGGCGCTGGGCCGACGAGCCGGGGGTCGACACGTGGCTCGGGACCTTCCCCTCCGAGGAGGCCTGCGCGGCCTGGGCCGCGGTCGACACCCTCGCCCAGCGGTACGTCGAGGACGGCACCTGCGAGCACCTCGAGCGCGCGCGAGCCAGGGCGCTGACGGACCTGGTCACCTCGAACGCGACGGTCGAGGTCCACGTGCAGCTGCTCACGACCGCCGGGGCACCGCGGGTCGCGGCCCGGGCCGAGGACGCAGCGGTCGGGGACGGCGCACCGGTTGTCGGTCACGCCGAGGTCGGAGACGGCGCGCCTGTTGCCGATGACGCGGGGGTCGAGGACGGTGCACGGGCTGCCGATGACGACCTCGTCGCCGTCCACGGGATGCACGCCGGCGACCCGGACCTCGTCCCCCGCGGCTGGCTGGCCAGGGCCGCGGTCGTCACCGACCCGACGTCGCCCGTGCCCCACGCGGCCACCGGCGCCCTGACCGACCCCGACGGGCTCCTCTCGACCGACGCCTACCGCCCCGGCGCCCGGCTCGCCGCGCTCGTGCGGGCCCGCGACGGGCGCTGCCGCTTCCCCGGGTGCCACGTCGCGGCCCGGTTCTGCGACCTCGACCACGTCCGCGCGTGGCCCGCCGGGCCGACGAGCGCCGCCAACCTCGCGTGCCTCTGTCGTCGCCACCACCGGGTCAAGCAGCGCCTCGGCTGGTCGGTCCGGGCGGCCGACGACGCTGTCCTGCACTGGACCGACCCCACCGGGGCGACCCGCACGACCCATCCGGTCGACCACCGCGCCGTCGTCCTCGAGGCCGGCGACCCCGGTCCGCCCCCACCTCCCCGCCGATCCGCCGATCCCGTGCACTCGCCCATGGAGTTCCGCCTCGAGCACCACGGAGCCGACGCGCCCGCCGCCGCTCGCGGCTGCCGGGTCGAGGTCCACCGGCCACGGCGCTCCGTCACCATCACCGGCCTGCACCCGCCGCGACGTCGCGCCCGACTCCCCGTCGATCCCCCGTTCTGACGCGCTCTTCCGCGGTCTGGCGCATCGCCCCCCGTTCGGGCAGTCTCCGACGATGGGATTCCAGGTCATCAGCACCGACGAGGCGCCACGCAACCCGCTGTTCGCGCAGGGGGTGGCAGCCGGTGGGTTCATCCACGTGTCGGGGACCGTCGGCATCGATCCGGCCACCGGCGCGCTGGCCGGTGACACGATCGGCGAACAGACGACGCAGGCCCTCGCCAACTGCACGGCGGTCGTCGTGGCGGCCGGTGGCGCGAAGGACGACATCTTCGAGGTCGGCATCCTGCTCCACGACCCCGACGACTTTCCGGGCATGAACGCGGCCTACTCGCAGTGGCTCCCGACCACGCCTCCCGCGCGGTACGCCGCCAAGCTCGGCGCCGTGATCCCCGGCGTGCTGGTGTCCATCAGGATGACCGCCCACGTGGGATGACGTGACGACGGCGACCATGGCGCCGCTCGTGGCGTGAGAGCTGGGGTGATCGCCCCACCTCTCACGCCACCGACCGCGCCGGCGCAGATGACTGACGCGCGGACGAGCCACCTCCGCGCCCGCCGGGCGCCGCGTGCCGACGGCCAGAGGGTCAGACGCAGAACTCGTTGCCCTCGGGGTCCTGCATCGTCACCCAGTGCACGCCCATCTCGGCGTGCTCCTCACCCCGGACCGCCCCGAGCGCCTCGAGGCGTTCGACCTCGGCGGCGACCCGCCGACGCTGCTCGTCGAGCGGCACCGCGGGTCCACCCCCGCCGAGCAGGTCCAGGTGCACCCGGTTCTTGCCGGACCTCGGCTCCGGCACCCGCTGGAAGAAGATGCGCGGCTGGCCCTGTGCCTCGAGGGCCGAGGCGGAGTTGAAGCGCTCCTCGGGCACCCCCTGCGCGGCGAGGAAGGCCGGCCAGTCGGGGAAGCCCCCCGGCGGCGCCGGCACCGCATAGCCACGCGGTGCGAGGGCCCCGGCCCAGAACTCCGCGAGCGCGGCGGGGTCGGCGCAGTCGATGACGACCTGGACGGGCAACGTTGATCGGTCCATGCGCCGAGTGTGGACCCGAGCACCGACACCGCGCGCGTGACCCACGGAACAGCGCAGCGGCGAGGACGGTGGAAGCATCGAGTCCACCGACAAGGAGGCCCGTCATGGCCACCTCACCCCTCACCACACCGGTCCGCGACGCCGCCCGCGACGTCCTCGCCCAGCACCGCATCGCCGTCACCGGGGTCTCGCGCACCCCACGCGGGCACGGGGCCAACACGGTCTACACCTGGCTGCGTGAGCACGGCTACGAGGTGTTCGCCGTGAACCCGCACGCGACGCAGGTCGAAGGGGACACTGCGTACGCCTGCGTCCAGGCGGTGCCCGGCGGGGTCGACGCGGTGGTCGTGGCGACGTCGGCCGCCCACGCCCTCGACAGCGTCGAGCAGGCCCTGGACTCCGGGGTGCGACGCATCTGGCTGCACCGGTCGACCGGGGCCGGGTCGGTCTCGCCGGAGGCCGTCGACCTCGCGCGAGCGGCCGGTGCGACCGTCATCGCCGGCGGCTGCCCGATCATGTTCCACCCCGACGGTGACGGCGTGCACCACGCGATGTGCCGCGTCCTCACGTGGACGGGCGCGGTCCCCCGGACCGTCTGACGGTCGTCCCGACGGCTGGACGCGACCCTCCCCACCGGGTGTACCATCATCGGTTCGCCAGCATGGGAACCCCACACACCGCAGGAGGCGGACCCGCCGTGCCCACGACGACCGCCGACCGACCCACCGACCCCACCGACGACGTCCTCGCCCGCGAGCAGGCGCACCTCGAGCACGCCCGCGACGAGCTGCGCCGGATGCGCGAGACCACCGAGCGGCTCGACGTGAGCACCGCCGCGGACGCCTTCAACGCCGCCTACCTCGACCTCGTCCTCGCACGCCGGGTCGCCTCGCTCCAGGACGACCCGCGCACGACGCTCTTCTTCGGCCGCATCGACTGCCGGACCGAGCACGGCGAGGAGACCTTCCACGTCGGGCGCCGCCACGTGAGCGACGACCACGGCGATCCCGTCGTCGTCGACTGGCGCGCACCGATCTCGACCGCCTTCTACCGCGCCTCCCCCGCCGAGCCGATGGGCGTCGAGCTGCGGCGGCGCTTCGGGGTCGACCGCGGACGGCTGACCGCGTACGAGGACGAGCGCCTCGTG is from Arthrobacter sp. NEB 688 and encodes:
- a CDS encoding SRPBCC domain-containing protein; its protein translation is MPVTDITKDIDSRTLTITAEFAAPVERVWALYEDPRQLEKVWGPPEYPATFVDHALREGTRTTYYMTSPEGEKFAGYWDVTGVDAPRQFTFRDGFAHEDLTPNADLPVSDCVYDFSATESGTRAVYTTTYASAEALQQVLDMGMEEGARSAIDQIDAFLARG
- a CDS encoding 1-acyl-sn-glycerol-3-phosphate acyltransferase; the encoded protein is MRVALAKTVLRAARWRAVGEVPRTGILVGAPHTSNWDFVMMLLVMWRGDVTPRVLIKQELFKGPLGWLLHRLGGIPLDRDNPGQVVRELVREARSGEPFLLILAAEGTRDQGEYWKSGFWRIARAAKLPIALAFIDGPSRTAGFGPTIRATPDVRADMDLVREFYRDKRGIHPEKRTEPRLREEDRPAGA
- a CDS encoding NADH-ubiquinone oxidoreductase-F iron-sulfur binding region domain-containing protein; translated protein: MNPVVWVPADAAAVSVGADEVAAALEAAGATVRRNGSRGMLWLEPLVEVETDAGRVGYANVGAHEVDPLLGGVLDDTDRCVGVVDEHPWLTGQHRVSFARVGVIEPTDLAAYRAHGGLAGLERALTLDPADVVREVTDSGLRGRGGAGFPAGIKWETVRTARSDTKFVCCNADEGDSGTFADRMLIEGDPFTLVEGMTIAALATGATEGFVYLRSEYPHAIRTLRRAVEVAYAHGVLGGSVLGSGRRFDLEVRVGAGAYICGEETSMLESLEGKRGEVRAKPPIPALEGLFGMPTVVNNVLTLSAVPMVLADGGAAYAALGTGRSRGTQVFQLAGNVARGGVVEADFGISLRELVEQYGGGTASGRPVKAVQVGGPLGAYLPPSRFDLPMDYEAFAEAGAMVGHGGVVVFDDSMDAGAMARFAMEFCAKESCGKCTPCRVGSTRGVEVIDRIRAGTQRESNLVLLEDLCATMTKGSLCAMGGLTPMPVRSALEHWPEDFGVSPAAADATTDAMPESATSTTGGARP
- a CDS encoding metalloregulator ArsR/SmtB family transcription factor is translated as MTGSSEDRADALFHALADRTRRDILRRVLAGEHSVTTLAARYDMSFAAVQKHVAVLERAGLLTKRRNGREQLASGDVQAVRSVASMLDELEAVWRGRIDRIDLLLTEEP
- a CDS encoding formate dehydrogenase subunit delta — translated: MSGDIAPVVRLGHDLVRNFEALPREKAAEEIATHVKKFWEPRMRHELLARVRRGDTDLHPLLVRAAEDLVDGEIDRDEVREPSGG
- the fdhF gene encoding formate dehydrogenase subunit alpha; the protein is MTTLDERPDALTSETDYGTPAVRGGAPATVSIDGREVTVPAGTSVMRAAAEAGIEIPKLCATDSLKAFGSCRLCLVEVEGGKGTPASCTTPCTDGMVVGTRTEQVQALRRNVMELYLSDHPTDCAGCARGSCEMQKWARETGVAEVRYGLDGASHLADTTDRSNPYFDYDPAACIVCSRCVRACSETQGTFALTVEGRGFDSRISPGGTDFLSSECVSCGACVQACPTDALTERSVVQLGMPTRSVVTTCAYCGVGCSFKAEVQGSGDDTRVVRMVPWKDGGANEGHSCVKGRFAYGYAAHDDRQLEPMVRESIDDEWRVVSWEEAIRTAAEGFRRIQAEHGVGSIGGISSSRCTNEEVYVVQKMVRASFGNNNVDTCARVCHSPTGYGLNHAFGTSAGTQDFRSVEQADVMLLIGANPTDAHPVFASRMKKRLRAGAQIIVADPRRIDLVRSPHVEAAHHLPVRPGTNVAFVNAMAHVIVTEELHDAEFVRSRTEGAEGYLEFIARPEHSPEATEAETGIPAAELRSAARLYAAGPNSAIYYGLGVTEHSQGSTMVMGMANLAMLTGNLGREGVGVNPLRGQNNVQGSCDMGSFPHELPGYRHVSRPEVREIYETLWGVTIQPEPGLRIPNMFDSAIGGSFLGLYVQGEDIAQSDPNTQHVEAALRSMQMVVVQDLFLNETARFAHVFLPGTSFLEKDGTFTNAERRLNRVRPVMPSRVGKDEWQVVCELATAMGYPMSYGSTAEIMDEIASTTPTFAGVSFARLDAEGSMQWPVTDAAPHGTPTMHVGEFVRGLGQLTPTVYVPTTERANRRFPLVLTTGRILSQYNVGAQTRRTPNSTWHPADVLEIHPSDAELRGIRDGDVVELASRVGATRLTALVSDRMPAGVVYTTFHHPVTGANVVTTENSDWATNCPEYKVTAVQVTVATEAARAERDAAPEGHDVPAERGAPMPAGAMARHRR
- a CDS encoding acyltransferase gives rise to the protein MELLTRRPALPALTGLRAVAAVWVVLFHYREEILALEPALAPLDTFMRAGYLGVDLFFALSGFVLAYTYADRMRSFRWRDTGSFVRNRFARVWPVHVVALHIDVVTAFLLGTLGRTVEDSRRTGAAYVENLGMVHYWVSDRPSFNTPAWSISAEWFAYLLAPLLFVAVARLRRSSTALALAAASYGVMLWIFATMALPNGNLENMFWVRILFEFVGGMLLCLAWVRGGARLGRLAPVLPLALVVAALVPQASAGRYWMAPALGLGVAALAASGGWVARALSLRWLVAAGEASFALYMVHWLFEWPVEQAVGLATGNPWLSRLVLVAVAAVLALAAWAMMVLVERPARRLVVRGRGPRRDDPAPTTPQPVPVAPQPELVGLR
- a CDS encoding NAD(P)H-dependent oxidoreductase subunit E translates to MRQRGPSPAPAPAPADPGRAAAVRALAEGMAPMRGPLLPVLQAVVEQHGFVHDDDVPVVADVLNVSRADVLGVLSFYHDLRRTPPTAHRVALCRAEACQARGAEATVASASDRWGGSTDVEVGEVFCLGNCALGPAGMLDGALHGRLTPERLDVLTEGWPA